The following DNA comes from Saccharomyces mikatae IFO 1815 strain IFO1815 genome assembly, chromosome: 8.
acacccacacccacacccacacccacacacccacacccacacacccacacccacacccaccacacccacacccacacccacccacacccacacacccacccacacccacaccccacaccacaccccacacccacacccacacacgCACCACACACGAACACTTCAACTAGCCCTAAACCTGAGTCAGCCCTATATTAGCCCTAGGTTTTACCCTCTTCGCCTCCTCTTTGCTTACCCGCCTCTTTGCTTACCCTGACTCTCCCCTCCACATTTATTGCTCACGTGATAAAAAACCGGGTAACTATCCTCTCGCTTGGAGCACCCCTTTTTTAcacaaaaattgatggcCCGATCTGTTTCGATCATAAAAGAGGATTATAATGACTACAAAATATCGTTGATGTGCCGCAGCAACTGTCTCCTGGGTTTACCGCAGAGCTCTTTCAAACCGAATCTGGCACATTTTATGTTCGTAGGccaccaaaaaagaatcgCTCACTACTCCTACTGCACGCCTTTCCCCACTCTCATGAATGCGGGAGCAAAATCGCGCCTTCCACAAGCGAAGAATATTCAGTAATCTGCATGGACTCAGTTGCTTATGGCCTGTCGGATGCACCTGTGGGGACTACTGCCTACAGCCGTTACTCCAAGAATGAGACGccgaaaaaagaaagtgatcTTTAACTGTTTCCTTTGAAATAGTAGGTCCCGAACTATCGAAAAAATGCTAGCCGCTTCACCTTTGACTGGCATCTCTAGCCTTGATTCTTGGATTCATTGCACCGTAGGacctttttaaaaaaatcttctgtTGATAACGACTGGTTTAGTAacttgtaataattaagaataagtcgttccttcttaatttatataagagaggtatataaaacacatgcTGATTATTGTGTTGaacccaatggttcagacatGATTCGGGACATTcatgataactcatcttcttatatactaagttctggacaactaatagatctttatcttactacTGCAGGAAACCCcaatattagaatttgcctaATCTAATTTATGCAAAGAGCGTAGttgtaatcacttattccaacattttcGAACCAACAATGATATTGGATATCCTCTGTTCATATTGTACGTTAAAGAGCCGTTCGGAGGGAAACAGGCGTAAGCCAGGTCTTTGCTCAACAGTGATTCTTTGCCGCACTCTCCAGTCATATTTTCCCCGTTAATTTTTGACTATCATATCCTATTTGCAACTAAATCTTCTcgtttataatttttgaCTTTACTTTAAGTACagtaaaaatatatcaaggGAAAATATATACTGTTTGTAGTTAAGCGGTCCAAGAAGTATTTGTACGCAAACTAACTTTTTTGCATTGTTAACTGTTTTCAAAGGCAGTAACATCCATTTCAATTTGAGCACCTAAAGGCATTCTACCTACCACAGCCGTGCCAGCAGCTCTATCGGCTTGAGAATAGTTGGTGCAAACCGCATGTAAGTCTTCGTAATACTTTTATGTTCAAGATTAAAGCTAGATGACTCCGAAGTGTTCATCACATTCTGAGCAACTCACACTGATCTTCTCCAATGCCCTTTCTTTCCGCCAGTTTGTTTTCAACTATTAAGGAATCTGaccagaaacaaaaacaaatccattttgtttttttcactttttcttgaaacttAGAACAAAACATATACTACACAATACACAATCAGCAACAGTCGTAACAACGTCCATCACTCTCCAACTTCTCTGCTCGAATCtctacataataatatatcaatTTTACCGTCTGGAACATCATCGCTACCTAGCTCTTTGTGAACCGCTACCATCAGCATGTACAGTGGTACTTTCGTGTTATCTGCAGCGAGAACTTCGACGTTTGCCAAATCAAGCCAATGTGGTAATAACCACACCTCCGAGATCTGCTCCAAAAGATACTCCAGTTTCTGCcgaaatattttattgtaGAACAAGCCTATCAGCATCGAGAGGAAAGGCGTCCAATGCGGCGGTTTAGATGGGATAACTCCCAGCGCAATCTGTTCCCGCAAGTGCATTCCTAAACTTAATTCATACCTGTTCCTCAGCTGTTGATGATGCCTGCAAAATTGCAGCTTGACGTACTGCGGACCCTGCAGTCCAGCGCTTGTCATAGAACGCAAACGCTGAAAAACTCCAAGTTTCTCGAGTGCCTCCACAACGACCGTATCGTCTTTTGCCTCCCATTCTTCCTGGCACTTTTTTTCGTCCCAGTTCAAAAAGTACTGCAGCACCTCCGTCTTTGATTCACGCAAGTTGCTCCATACTTTGAAATACAACTCTTTGATTTGCCTTCCAGACATGCGGAAAACTCGGCTCCCTTGCTTGCCTCTTGTCGAATCCAGTACACTAAttgtttctcttcttctagtaATAGCCAGGTACCaagcatattttttttgtatctGAGAGTAGAtctctctcttttttacggtaaaaaatctcaaatatCCAACAGGGTCCCCATGATATGGCTCAATATCTTCCAAgtattctttgtattcctCGTCGTTTCGCAGCATTCTCTCCACAGCTAGTGCTTCCCAAGCTATCCTCCGATACGATACTTTCTGGCGAGCCCAGCAGACGCAGAGCTCGAACATTTTTTGACAGCCCTTGCATAATCCGTATTGTGTGAATACTCCCTCTGGGCAGAAGTATATATCGATACCATACAGGAAAAGATGTTTAATTTCATCGGACCGAAAGCCAAGAAACTCTAATACATTCATATTCTCAGAAGTATTGGGAAATTGTGCtttcagtttctttctctctAGCGAGACCATTTGACTTCCTTTCCGCTTATATGGCTCTTTATCAATGTCAGTGGCTGGATGGAATCTATTACTCTCAGCATTTCCACCTGTATTGGAGTCCTCGTTGGTGCTAGCAGTGGTACTGGCGGTGGTAGTAGCACTAGTCCTGGcgttggtgctggcggtggtaacagcactagtcctggcattggtgctggcggtggtaacagcactagtcctagcattggtgctggcggtggtaacagcactagtcctgacgttggtgctggcggtggtaacagcactagtcctagcattggtgctggcggtggtaacagcactagtcctagcattggtgctggcggtggtaacagcactagtcctagcattggtactatcagCAGTATTAGCATCAGTattagcattggtactatcagCAGTATTAGCATCAGTATTAGCATCAGTACTAGAATTGGTACTGGCATTGGTACTGGCATCAGTACTAGAATTGGTACTGGCATTGGTACTGGCATTGGTACTGGCATTGGTACTGGCATCAGTACTAGCATTAGTACTGGCGTTAGTgctagcattggtgctagCATTAgtactagcattggtactagcattggtactagcattggtactagcattggtactagcattggtactagcattggtactagcattggtactagcattggtactagcattggtactagcattggtactagcattggtactagcattggtactagcattggtgctagcattggtactatcaTGAATGCCCGCGTTGCTGTCCTCATCGCTGCTGCAATAATCTCTGTACCTGTCACTACTACTTCTCTCTTGTGAACTAGACGGTAACGCAGCAACCGACATGGAGGCTGTGGCCGGATTTTCAGCCAATCTGTCCATTCTCTTTATCAGTTCCACTGTGTCTGCCGACAGGTCCGTCCTGGAGCCACAGCATCCAACATGCTGGcccttttttcctttctttgattcaaGTCCATAAAACTCGCGTACCTGTTCGGTTATACAGCCTTCCTTAATTGGTGATAATTCACCCCTACGATTCCTTGCCGCCCAACTGTTTTTTCTAGATAATAGATAACAGAGGCCTCCTTCTCTTAGTCTTCCCACGCCTTGAATGAGctcaataatattaagtcTATTATCAAGCGTgatcaccatcatcaattCCTTAATGTCAATTCCTTCAGTCACTAATTTTGTTCCGATGAGAACTCGCATGCCACCGTCAGTGACAAACTCCTCCGTGCGAGACACCTTTTCCGCAGCACCCAGCTTCCCGTGTATCCATACCACCTTGAAATACTCCCTCCAAGAGCAGGCCAGTTCTTCCACTTGTTTGGTTGTGCTAGCAATTACAATGGCCTTCGACTCTGGTTCAGTTTCAAACAGGGCTAAAAGAAGCTTCAGTGCTTCTTCGGGAGGTGATtccacttttttccaaattttatGCACATGCCCTAAAGGCACCTCAGATTTCTCCTTAATCAGATTGAACATCTGTGTGGGATAGCTGGATAAACCTCTGCTGAGGTCTTCCGACCGTTTGAGCTCGTTGATGTCCATCGATTTCTTGCTCAGTCCCGTAAGCCCTATGCGCTGCAACGCAGCATCGGCTACAGCCTCAGGTGCTGTGCCGCTCAAAAAGATTGCTTTCTCGAAAGCGTCAAAATCGAGGTTCCTTATGCCCCCAAATTGCGGCTGCCGGTAGACCTCCGTTTCCAAGTTGTGAAACTCATCTACAATGAGGTAACCCAACTTTACATTGTTGGTCCTAAAGGTGCACTCAACAATATTATCCCACCCAGCTATCCTGTCTGTGAAGTTGGCGCTAGCAAGGTCATCGTAGATCCCCACGTATAAATCAGTAACACCATCGTAACCCtcttcaataaagtttCTTACAGTGGCCACATTCAAGAAACCGCCTCGGCGCAACCTGATCATGCAATTAGCAAGCAACACTGTGTACGGTACAAACAGAAACGACACATGTTTCACGTCGCTCTTGGACGCGAGTGCTATTAAGGGAAGATGAAACAACTCCGTCTTACCATAGCCCGGTGAGGCTTGTACTGCAACAGAGGGTGTGTCTGCCATGTATATTTCATAACATAAGCGCAACTGATGCAAGTCCCTGAATTCAAAGGATCTGCCAAAAAGTTTCCGACCTGCGACGAGGATATCGTTTGTGCTCTTGGGCTCTCGGGGCCTTTTTCGCGTTGcactcaaaaaattttgatgatgatctGAACTCGCTTCGCCTGCTACTGCTGCTACTACATCTCTCGCATTCCGAGTACTGGAGAAGGAACAATGGTAGTCTCTTTCAAGGCCTAACCATTGAATCCAGCGCTCGGAAGCTCGCTCCTGCAATAAAGTGGCGGTCGTTCCACTGACACTGGTTAACGAAAAGGAATCCACACCGTAAATGTTTCGCCCTGTTTGAACGGAATGGTTGGCCATGAGTTCACTCGTCGCCGACTCGTACAAATCTGTTTCAAATCTGCTACCTACGCAGTGCCGCCCTAGGGCAATCAACCCCTGGCGCATCTCCCGAAAATTCAGCTTCTGAGGTACATTCTTCGGAAGTTCCCTCATGTACTGTCGAAAAGTTGCATATTCAACGAGACAGCCCTTAGCGGTATTCAGAAACAAGTAGGAATACAAAACTATCCTCGAAGTATCTCGATTTGTTACTTGATTTGGATCCTCAAACCCCACGACATCCATCCAAGGATCGTGTTTAAAGGCGTCATAACTGTTACCAAGCGCACATATCTGCATTTGCCTTAGCACAGTGACAAAGTAAAACAAGTAATCTGAAGTGAGTCCGTCAAGTGTCTTTAGTCGAGGCTCCGATGAACCGTTCTTGTTATAATCAGTGTATAGTTGGATGCGCCTTGTTATATCGTCGACGTATACGTTGCGCTGAGGACCGGCAAAAGCGAGTAGCTGAAGCTCTGGATACCGGTAAGGGTATCCTACGGCAAAATGGATCATCCACATAAGTGGCACCGTAAGCTCGTCAATTGCAACAGccactttatttttaagaGCCGCGGTCATTTTGTTAGTATCTCTTCTCAACTTTGGCAGCACAATTTCACGATATTTAACAGGtatcatttgaagaaaagaatcgTTTTCCAGATACTCGTCAATTCCTCGCTTTGGCTCTCTGAACAACACGTCTCGATTACGCAAAATGAGACTGGCAATATCAACCACTGTAGGCATATAAAAGCAATTGTTCAACTCTTCCCAAAGGTTGTCAAACTGAGCCTTGCATGCAAAGTAAAAGCTGCGGACATACTCGCGATTAAACAGTTTTCCACATACTGATATACCATCAGAAGAAGGTACCAAAGTTATTCTATAAGAGTCCTTCAGCGCGGTTTCCTGTGCTACTTCGTGGTACAGAATTTTGATCCATTTCCACATCGCAACGCCGTTGTTGtcatcaaatatatctaAATCCTTTGCGGTGCAAGCACAAGAAGACACCAATAAAGCTTTCACGGCATCTAGTGTTTTTCTGAGCCTTCGTGGAGTGTTAGGACTGCGCAACTTGCATACTTTTAAGCCATGCTCGTCCACAGAGGGAATAACGGATTGTTCATTCGCAACAGATagatcttcttcctcaCCAGCACCACCACGGGGTCCCGCCCCAAAATTAAGCGCACATGCTCGCAAGATAATATGCAAAATATCACCCAATCCgtcttttttgttcatcataTCGTTACATATCTGTGAAAAGTACTTTATCTCGGTGGGTTTACGTGGGCATAGATCACGTTTCAGCCGCTCTGTGTCGACTTTCTTACCGCCAGGTAAACTTGCTTGATATGCGGAAAAAATCGAAAGCTCATTTACGTGTAGTAACAAAAACATGTAGGGTGCCAAATTGTATCCATATTTCCTTATGGTGCTTTTCTGAAGACTCCTTACAATAGGCGTGCCAGAAACA
Coding sequences within:
- the SMKI08G0010 gene encoding uncharacterized protein: MEVSDKRKFEKANFEEFESALNNKNDLLHCHSITLFETVGTEVRSFYEDEKSGLIKVAKFRTGAIDRKRSFEKIVIAFMVKKNVQKFLTFVEDEPYPSKYLIPKKINLMVYTLFQVHTLKFNRKDYDILSLFYLNRGYYSELSFRVLERCYETASSRPNDSSTMRTFTNFVSGTPIVRSLQKSTIRKYGYNLAPYMFLLLHVNELSIFSAYQASLPGGKKVDTERLKRDLCPRKPTEIKYFSQICNDMMNKKDGLGDILHIILRACALNFGAGPRGGAGEEEDLSVANEQSVIPSVDEHGLKVCKLRSPNTPRRLRKTLDAVKALLVSSCACTAKDLDIFDDNNGVAMWKWIKILYHEVAQETALKDSYRITLVPSSDGISVCGKLFNREYVRSFYFACKAQFDNLWEELNNCFYMPTVVDIASLILRNRDVLFREPKRGIDEYLENDSFLQMIPVKYREIVLPKLRRDTNKMTAALKNKVAVAIDELTVPLMWMIHFAVGYPYRYPELQLLAFAGPQRNVYVDDITRRIQLYTDYNKNGSSEPRLKTLDGLTSDYLFYFVTVLRQMQICALGNSYDAFKHDPWMDVVGFEDPNQVTNRDTSRIVLYSYLFLNTAKGCLVEYATFRQYMRELPKNVPQKLNFREMRQGLIALGRHCVGSRFETDLYESATSELMANHSVQTGRNIYGVDSFSLTSVSGTTATLLQERASERWIQWLGLERDYHCSFSSTRNARDVVAAVAGEASSDHHQNFLSATRKRPREPKSTNDILVAGRKLFGRSFEFRDLHQLRLCYEIYMADTPSVAVQASPGYGKTELFHLPLIALASKSDVKHVSFLFVPYTVLLANCMIRLRRGGFLNVATVRNFIEEGYDGVTDLYVGIYDDLASANFTDRIAGWDNIVECTFRTNNVKLGYLIVDEFHNLETEVYRQPQFGGIRNLDFDAFEKAIFLSGTAPEAVADAALQRIGLTGLSKKSMDINELKRSEDLSRGLSSYPTQMFNLIKEKSEVPLGHVHKIWKKVESPPEEALKLLLALFETEPESKAIVIASTTKQVEELACSWREYFKVVWIHGKLGAAEKVSRTEEFVTDGGMRVLIGTKLVTEGIDIKELMMVITLDNRLNIIELIQGVGRLREGGLCYLLSRKNSWAARNRRGELSPIKEGCITEQVREFYGLESKKGKKGQHVGCCGSRTDLSADTVELIKRMDRLAENPATASMSVAALPSSSQERSSSDRYRDYCSSDEDSNAGIHDSTNASTNASTNASTNASTNASTNASTNASTNASTNASTNASTNASTNASTNASTNASTNASTNASTNASTNASTDASTNASTNASTNASTNSSTDASTNASTNSSTDANTDANTADSTNANTDANTADSTNARTSAVTTASTNARTSAVTTASTNARTSAVTTASTNVRTSAVTTASTNARTSAVTTASTNARTSAVTTASTNARTSATTTASTTASTNEDSNTGGNAESNRFHPATDIDKEPYKRKGSQMVSLERKKLKAQFPNTSENMNVLEFLGFRSDEIKHLFLYGIDIYFCPEGVFTQYGLCKGCQKMFELCVCWARQKVSYRRIAWEALAVERMLRNDEEYKEYLEDIEPYHGDPVGYLRFFTVKKREIYSQIQKKYAWYLAITRRRETISVLDSTRGKQGSRVFRMSGRQIKELYFKVWSNLRESKTEVLQYFLNWDEKKCQEEWEAKDDTVVVEALEKLGVFQRLRSMTSAGLQGPQYVKLQFCRHHQQLRNRYELSLGMHLREQIALGVIPSKPPHWTPFLSMLIGLFYNKIFRQKLEYLLEQISEVWLLPHWLDLANVEVLAADNTKVPLYMLMVAVHKELGSDDVPDGKIDILLCRDSSREVGE